From Oxyura jamaicensis isolate SHBP4307 breed ruddy duck chromosome 19, BPBGC_Ojam_1.0, whole genome shotgun sequence, the proteins below share one genomic window:
- the LOC118176090 gene encoding schlafen family member 13-like isoform X1, protein MALRNSSAAGRLPFLKASSNFGTATFIFVSQHGSVSFCGTESSHCICYHPGSSVSFTLCGSKRPRMALEDHQHLQQVWVDSATKYPEVVLNVGKICFGEKARKKMPKKSKQDQKYTLASAVCALLNSGGGVVKAEIENEDYSLQRDEIGLDLDEIFRSLLLCADLAKYLDFKQQDNYLLIFVKTWSRGKASLKSKPRICALSSGLYGKCGASLSHMTLTEAITFLEEKQDEARRELSPGTPAKKRKTRDVEEDMDIVNDSVAELFNRDQLQYGETLNFTESANVEFKHYSTDNFFTRVKEILPQYISGFANTRGGYLWIGVDDARRVQGFTCDDEDLEKLSHLIKSIQDILKVFHFCKRGYEHSIRYKHKIFKVYNEPGEHCGYVCAVKIEPFTCAVFTKDPESWRVEGPIIRRLRADEWAAWMISADPDLSELSENFTLALSLSEAPPLARPVYSHQGLDNVDDLCKQLFPEESQGIKYTPEKLTEDLVQEHPELKILMEEQLKQVSEGIVISSRSWAVDVGLPEKRDVICDVLVLAKDWPPILYTVCKHHISKDLFEYSKCTARKLKEKLVNTGGYIHKLCIIPKLLILPPGFKHGEEWDLNIQEMYPQNYSLINGINFKDILCSLTIALLTFKSFLSDRVGSEILNLLTMKQYQLLSENLHKSKKLFVYGLPGTGKTIMALNIIEKIRNMFQCKQHEVLYICENQPLRDFVRQKNICQAVTRVAFLKKSFNYVKHIIIDEAQNFQVGEGDWYQKALDLTSSPHLPEPGFLWIFLDYLQTSHCFSTGLPEPRWHDPVESLNKVVRNANSIFCYLKDIMEEIVKYPTVSIPQDHLQKLLQTATCASAVPGFFEIINRRDKNEIAKYVAKCCCMYLKSGYSEKDIAILCYRDDEVKAYQEILTSEMRKLKIILGKMGGGLERHMILDSFRRFSGLERTIVFGILPNPLPSQDDIFNNVVVCVASRANLNLHLLCEY, encoded by the exons ATGGCTCTCAGAAACtcttctgctgcaggcaggctccCGTTCCTGAAAGCTAGCAGCAATTTTGGCACAGCGACTTTCATTTTCGTTTCACAGCACGGCAGCGTCAGCTTTTGTGGAACAGAAAGCAGTCACTGTATTTGTTATCATCCCGGATCCAGCGTCTCTTTTACCCTGTGTGGAAGCAAAAg GCCCAGAATGGCTCTTGAGGACCATCAACATCTGCAGCAAGTCTGGGTTGATTCAGCAACGAAGTATCCTGAAGTAGTTTTGAATgtaggaaaaatatgttttggtgaaaaagcaagaaaaaagatgccaaaaaaatcaaaacaagatcAAAAATACACCCTTGCCTCTGCAGTGTGTGCCTTGCTAAACTCTGGAGGAGGTGTGGTAAAGGCAGAGATTGAAAATGAAGACTACAGTTTACAGAGAGATGAGATCGGACTAGACTTGGATGAAATTTTTCGATCTCTTCTTTTGTGTGCAGACTTGGCAAAATACCTGGACTTCAAACAGCAAGATAATTACcttttgatttttgttaaaacatggagcaggggaaaagcaTCCCTAAAAAGTAAGCCACGTATCTGTGCCCTGAGCAGTGGGTTGTATGGAAAATGTGGTGCTTCTCTTTCCCACATGACCCTTACTGAAGCTATTACGTTCcttgaagaaaagcaagatgaaGCCAGGAGAGAGCTTAGCCCAGGAACACCTgccaagaaaaggaagacaaggGATGTTGAAGAAGACATGGATATTGTAAATGACTCTGTTGCCGAGTTGTTTAATAGGGACCAACTGCAATACGGAGAGACACTGAATTTCACAGAGTCAGCAAATGTGGAATTTAAGCACTATTCTACTGACAATTTTTTTACTCGTGTTAAAGAAATTTTGCCTCAGTATATTTCTGGATTTGCAAATACACGTGGCGGGTATTTATGGATCGGTGTGGATGATGCCAGGAGAGTACAGGGATTCACATGTGATGATGAGGACCTTGAAAAATTAAGCCACCTAATCAAATCCATTCAGGACATATTAAAGGTCTTCCATTTCTGTAAAAGAGGCTATGAACACAGCATAAGGTACAAACACAAAATCTTCAAAGTATACAATGAGCCTGGAGAGCACTGTGGCTACGTCTGCGCTGTGAAGATCGAGCCGTTTACTTGTGCCGTGTTTACAAAAGATCCAGAGTCGTGGCGAGTGGAAGGTCCCATTATCAGGAGGCTGAGAGCAGATGAATGGGCCGCGTGGATGATCTCTGCTGATCCAG atcTTTCAGAGTTGTCTGAGAACTTCACATTAGCACTCAGTCTGTCAGAGGCGCCACCCCTTGCCAGGCCGGTTTATTCGCACCAGGGCCTTGACAATGTTGATGATCTTTGTAAGCAACTGTTTCCAG AAGAATCCCAGGGCATAAAATATACTCCAGAAAAACTCACCGAAGACCTTGTTCAAGAGCATCCAGAGTTGAAGATTTTAATGGAAGAACAATTGAAGCAGGTATCTGAAGGAATTGTGATATCTTCCAGAAGCTGGGCTGTTGATGTTGGCTTGCCAGAAAAACGAGACGTAATTTGTGACGTTCTTGTACTAGCCAAGGATTGGCCACCTATTCTCTACACGGTCTGTAAGCATCATATCTCTAAGGATTTGTTTGAATACTCAAAATGCACAGCCaggaagctgaaggagaaatTAGTCAACACTGGGGGCTATATTCACAAACTGTGTATAATACCAAAGCTACTGATTTTGCCTCCTGGATTTAAGCATGGAGAAGAATGGGATCTGAACATTCAAGAAATGTATCCCCAAAACTACAGCCTAATCAACGGAATAAACTTCAAAGACATCTTGTGTTCTCTCACAATAGCCTTGTTGACTTTCAAATCCTTTTTAAGTGATCGTGTTGGTTCTGAGATTTTAAACCTCCTGACCATGAAACAATACCAGCTGTTGTCAGAAAACCTCCACAAATCTAAGAAGTTGTTTGTTTATGGTCTACCAGGAACAGGGAAAACTATCATGGCGCTGAACATcatagagaaaataagaaatatgtttCAGTGCAAACAACATGAGGTTCTTTACATATGTGAGAACCAGCCTCTGAGAGATTTTGTGAG acagaaaaatatttgccaagCTGTGACAAGAGTAgcctttttgaaaaaaagctttaattatGTGAAGCACATAATAATTGATGAAGCACAGAATTTCCAAGTTGGGGAAGGTGACTGGTATCAAAAGGCCTTGGACCTGACTTCATCACCACATCTCCCCGAGCCTGGCTTTCTCTGGATTTTCTTGGACTACTTGCAGACAAGTCACTGCTTCTCAACTGGTCTTCCAGAACCAAGATGGCACGATCCTGTTGAGTCACTAAACAAAGTGGTTCGTAATGCTAACAGCATCTTTTGCTATCTAAAAGACATAATGGAAGAGATTGTAAAGTACCCTACTGTAAGCATTCCCCAAGATCATTTACAGAAGTTGTTACAAACAGCCACATGTGCTTCCGCTGTGCCTGgcttttttgaaataataaacagaagagacaaaaaCGAAATAGCAAAGTATGTGGCAAAGTGTTGCTGCATGTACCTTAAAAGCGGTTACTCTGAGAAAGATATTGCTATTCTGTGCTACAGAGATGATGAAGTAAAAGCATACCAGGAAATACTGACATCAGAAATGAGGAAGTTAAAGATAATACTAGGAAAAATGGGTGGAGGACTAGAGAGGCACATGATTCTTGACAGCTTCCGTCGTTTCTCCGGTTTAGAAAGAACTATTGTGTTTGGTATTCTTCCTAATCCCCTTCCATCTCAGGATGACATTTTTAACAATGTAGTAGTATGCGTAGCATCCAGAGCTAATTTAAATCTACACTTGTTATGTGAATACTAG
- the UNC45B gene encoding protein unc-45 homolog B isoform X1, with translation MEDPIQLKEEGNKYFQASDYEKAAQSYTQAIKLSKDKALQAVLYRNRAACFLKKEEYAKAASDASRAIDINSSDIKALYRRSQALEKLGKLDQAFKDAQKCATIEPRNKNFQETLRRLGADIQEKLRIQFSTDLRVQKMFEILLDENSEKEKREKAANNLIVLGREEAGAERIFQNNGVSLLLQLIETKNAELILAAVRTLSGMCTGHKARATAILHYLGIDSICMWMSVDNEEISLAVCNLLQTITDCLLGQGKEEQHGKEEAVVLDTKKDLRMITTRLLDMLVSKKVSGQGRDRALNLLNKNIPRKDLKDHDNSRTIFVIDNGLKKILKVVGQIPEMPDCLPLTENTQLTASILLNKLYDDLRCDPERDNYRVICEEYIKSKIDPQNMDKTLHAIQMVSGVLQGPFDLGNKLLGMKGVMEMMVALCGSEREIDQLVAVEALIHASTKLSRATFIISNGVTLLKEIYKKTKNEKIKIRALVGLCKLGSAGGTDYGLRQFAEGSTEKLAKQCRKWLCNTTIDARTRKWAVEGLAYLTLDADVKDDFVEDEQALQAMFELAKMSDKTILYSVASALVNCTNSYDTKELVPELVQLAKFSKQHVPEEHPKDKKDFVVKRVKRLLKAGVVSALACMVKADSAILTDQSKELIARVFLALCEDPKDRGTIVAQGGGKALIPLAVEGTDVGKIKASHALAKIAAISNPDIAFPGERVYEVVRPLVSLLNTERDGLQNYEALLGLTNFSGRSDKLRMKIVKEKALPDIENYMFENHDQLRQAATECMCNLVVNKEVQERFVADGNDRLKLVVLLCGEDDEKVQRAAAGALAMLTAAQKKLCSKMTEVTTQWLEILQRLCLHDNMEVQHRGLVITFNLISADKELAKKVVETELLEILTFIGKQEDDPKKQHILNVARDCLTKCMDYGLIKPLSRA, from the exons ATGGAGGATCCCATCCAGCTGAAAGAGGAAGGCAATAAATACTTCCAGGCCAGCGACTACGAGAAAGCCGCTCAGAGCTACACGCAGGCCATCAAGCTCAGCAAGGACAAGGcgctgcaggcagtgctgtaCCGCAACAGGGCGGCGTGCTTCCTGAAGAAG GAGGAATATGCCAAGGCAGCCTCGGATGCGTCGAGAG CCATCGACATCAATTCTTCGGATATCAAAGCCTTGTACCGGCGCAGCCAAGCTCTGGAAAAATTGGGGAAATTGGACCAAGCATTCAAAGATGCCCAGAAATGTGCTACCATTGAGCCCCGCAACAAAAACTTCCAGGAGACcctgaggaggctgggggccGACATCCAGGAGAAG ctgcgCATTCAGTTCTCCACGGACCTGAGGGTGCAGAAGATGTTTGAAATCCTGCTGGATGAGAACAGCGAGAAGGAGAAGCGAGAGAAG GCTGCGAACAACCTCATAGTCCTGGGGCGAGAGGAAGCGGGCGCCGAGAGGATTTTCCAGAACAACGGGGtcagcttgctgctgcagctgataGAAACCAAAAATGCTGAGCTGATCCTGGCAGCCGTGAGGACGCTTTCGGGCATGTGCACGGGACATAAGGCTCGG GCCACCGCGATCCTGCACTACCTGGGCATCGACAGCATCTGTATGTGGATGTCGGTGGACAATGAGGAGATCTCCCTGGCTGTCTGCAACCTCCTGCAGACCATCACTGACTGCTTGCTGGGCCAGGGCAAAGAGGAGCAGCACGGGAAGGAGGAGGCTGTGGTGCTAG ATACTAAAAAAGACTTGAGGATGATCACAACACGTTTGCTGGATATGTTGGTCAGTAAGAAAGTGTCTGGGCAAGGACGAGACCGAGCTCTCAACCTCCTCAACAAGAACATACCGAGGAAAGACCTGAAAGACCACGACAACAGCAGGACCATCTTTGTCATTGACAACG GCTTAAAAAAGATACTGAAAGTGGTGGGCCAGATTCCTGAGATGCCTGACTGCCTGCCGCTGACAGAGAACACCCAGCTGACTGCGTCCATCCTCCTAAATAAGCTGTACGACGACCTGCGCTGCGACCCGGAGCGTGACAACTACCGGGTGATCTGCGAGGAGTACATCAA GAGCAAAATCGACCCCCAGAACATGGATAAGACACTCCACGCCATCCAGATGGTGTCTGGGGTTCTGCAAGGGCCCTTCGATTTAGGCAACAAGCTGCTGGGCATGAAGGGAGTCATGGAGATGATGGTTGCCCTGTGTGGGTCCGAGAGGGAGATTGACCAGCTGGTGGCTGTGGAAGCCCTCATCCACGCCTCCACCAAGCTGAGCCGGGCCACTTTTATCATCTCTAACGGAGTGACGCTCCTGAAGGAGATCTACAAGAAGACCAAGAATGAGAAGATTAAAATCCGAGCCCTGGTG GGTCTCTGCAAACTGGGCTCAGCAGGAGGGACAGATTATGGACTGCGGCAATTTGCTGAGGGGTCCACAGAGAAGCTAGCCAAGCAGTGCCGAAA GTGGTTGTGCAACACCACCATAGATGCCCGCACCAGGAAGTGGGCTGTGGAAGGACTGGCATACCTGACCCTTGATGCAGATGTGAAAGATGACTTTGTGGAAGACGAGCAAGCCCTGCAAGCTATGTTTGAATTAGCCAAG ATGAGTGACAAGACTATCCTGTATTCCGTGGCTTCTGCGCTGGTGAACTGCACCAACAGCTACGACACCAAGGAGCTGGTCCCGGAGCTGGTGCAACTGGCAAAATTCTCCAAGCAGCACGTGCCTGAGGAGCATCCAAAG GACAAGAAAGATTTTGTTGTGAAGAGAGTGAAGCGGTTGCTGAAAGCCGGCGTCGTCTCTGCCTTGGCCTGCATGGTGAAGGCAGACAGTGCCATTCTGACGGAccagagcaaggagctcataGCCAG GGTGTTTCTTGCATTGTGTGAGGACCCCAAGGACCGTGGGACCATCGTTGCTCAAGGTGGTGGAAAG GCCCTGATACCACTGGCTGTGGAAGGTACAGACGTTGGCAAGATAAAGGCTTCTCATGCCTTGGCAAAAATTGCTGCCATTTCCAATCCAGATATAGCATTCCCAGGAGAGAGG GTGTATGAAGTGGTGAGGCCCCTTGTCAGCCTGCTGAACACTGAGAGAGATGGCCTCCAGAATTATGAGGCTCTGTTAGGTCTCACCAACTTCTCAGGAAGAAGTGACAAACTTAG GATGAAGATAGTCAAGGAGAAGGCATTGCCAGACATTGAAAACTACATGTTTGAGAACCATGACCAACTTCGACAGGCAGCCACAGAGTGCATGTGCAACCTGGTGGTCAACAAGGAG GTTCAAGAGCGGTTTGTGGCTGATGGAAATGACCGGCTGAAGTTGGTGGTGTTACTGTGTGGTGAGGATGATGAGAAGgtgcagagggcagcagcaggagccctggcCATGCTTACAGCGGCACAGAAGAAACTCTGCTCTAAGATGACTGAAGTG ACCACCCAGTGGCTTGAAATCCTGCAGAGGCTCTGCTTGCATGATAACATGGAAGTGCAGCACCGTGGACTGGTCATCACTTTCAATTTAATCAGCGCCGACAAAGAGCTAGCAAAGAAGGTGGTGGAGACAGAGCTCCTAGAGATCCTGACCTTCATCGGCAAGCAAGAAGATGACCCCAAGAAGCAGCACATCCTTAATGTAGCACGCGACTGCCTCACCAAGTGCATGGATTATGGACTGATCAAACCTCTCTCTCGAGCATGA
- the UNC45B gene encoding protein unc-45 homolog B isoform X2, whose translation MEDPIQLKEEGNKYFQASDYEKAAQSYTQAIKLSKDKALQAVLYRNRAACFLKKEEYAKAASDASRAIDINSSDIKALYRRSQALEKLGKLDQAFKDAQKCATIEPRNKNFQETLRRLGADIQEKLRIQFSTDLRVQKMFEILLDENSEKEKREKAANNLIVLGREEAGAERIFQNNGVSLLLQLIETKNAELILAAVRTLSGMCTGHKARATAILHYLGIDSICMWMSVDNEEISLAVCNLLQTITDCLLGQGKEEQHGKEEAVVLDTKKDLRMITTRLLDMLVSKKVSGQGRDRALNLLNKNIPRKDLKDHDNSRTIFVIDNGLKKILKVVGQIPEMPDCLPLTENTQLTASILLNKLYDDLRCDPERDNYRVICEEYIKSKIDPQNMDKTLHAIQMVSGVLQGPFDLGNKLLGMKGVMEMMVALCGSEREIDQLVAVEALIHASTKLSRATFIISNGVTLLKEIYKKTKNEKIKIRALVGLCKLGSAGGTDYGLRQFAEGSTEKLAKQCRKWLCNTTIDARTRKWAVEGLAYLTLDADVKDDFVEDEQALQAMFELAKMSDKTILYSVASALVNCTNSYDTKELVPELVQLAKFSKQHVPEEHPKDKKDFVVKRVKRLLKAGVVSALACMVKADSAILTDQSKELIARVFLALCEDPKDRGTIVAQGGGKALIPLAVEGTDVGKIKASHALAKIAAISNPDIAFPGERVYEVVRPLVSLLNTERDGLQNYEALLGLTNFSGRSDKLRMKIVKEKALPDIENYMFENHDQLRQAATECMCNLVVNKEVQERFVADGNDRLKLVVLLCGEDDEKVQRAAAGALAMLTAAQKKLCSKMTEVGHENF comes from the exons ATGGAGGATCCCATCCAGCTGAAAGAGGAAGGCAATAAATACTTCCAGGCCAGCGACTACGAGAAAGCCGCTCAGAGCTACACGCAGGCCATCAAGCTCAGCAAGGACAAGGcgctgcaggcagtgctgtaCCGCAACAGGGCGGCGTGCTTCCTGAAGAAG GAGGAATATGCCAAGGCAGCCTCGGATGCGTCGAGAG CCATCGACATCAATTCTTCGGATATCAAAGCCTTGTACCGGCGCAGCCAAGCTCTGGAAAAATTGGGGAAATTGGACCAAGCATTCAAAGATGCCCAGAAATGTGCTACCATTGAGCCCCGCAACAAAAACTTCCAGGAGACcctgaggaggctgggggccGACATCCAGGAGAAG ctgcgCATTCAGTTCTCCACGGACCTGAGGGTGCAGAAGATGTTTGAAATCCTGCTGGATGAGAACAGCGAGAAGGAGAAGCGAGAGAAG GCTGCGAACAACCTCATAGTCCTGGGGCGAGAGGAAGCGGGCGCCGAGAGGATTTTCCAGAACAACGGGGtcagcttgctgctgcagctgataGAAACCAAAAATGCTGAGCTGATCCTGGCAGCCGTGAGGACGCTTTCGGGCATGTGCACGGGACATAAGGCTCGG GCCACCGCGATCCTGCACTACCTGGGCATCGACAGCATCTGTATGTGGATGTCGGTGGACAATGAGGAGATCTCCCTGGCTGTCTGCAACCTCCTGCAGACCATCACTGACTGCTTGCTGGGCCAGGGCAAAGAGGAGCAGCACGGGAAGGAGGAGGCTGTGGTGCTAG ATACTAAAAAAGACTTGAGGATGATCACAACACGTTTGCTGGATATGTTGGTCAGTAAGAAAGTGTCTGGGCAAGGACGAGACCGAGCTCTCAACCTCCTCAACAAGAACATACCGAGGAAAGACCTGAAAGACCACGACAACAGCAGGACCATCTTTGTCATTGACAACG GCTTAAAAAAGATACTGAAAGTGGTGGGCCAGATTCCTGAGATGCCTGACTGCCTGCCGCTGACAGAGAACACCCAGCTGACTGCGTCCATCCTCCTAAATAAGCTGTACGACGACCTGCGCTGCGACCCGGAGCGTGACAACTACCGGGTGATCTGCGAGGAGTACATCAA GAGCAAAATCGACCCCCAGAACATGGATAAGACACTCCACGCCATCCAGATGGTGTCTGGGGTTCTGCAAGGGCCCTTCGATTTAGGCAACAAGCTGCTGGGCATGAAGGGAGTCATGGAGATGATGGTTGCCCTGTGTGGGTCCGAGAGGGAGATTGACCAGCTGGTGGCTGTGGAAGCCCTCATCCACGCCTCCACCAAGCTGAGCCGGGCCACTTTTATCATCTCTAACGGAGTGACGCTCCTGAAGGAGATCTACAAGAAGACCAAGAATGAGAAGATTAAAATCCGAGCCCTGGTG GGTCTCTGCAAACTGGGCTCAGCAGGAGGGACAGATTATGGACTGCGGCAATTTGCTGAGGGGTCCACAGAGAAGCTAGCCAAGCAGTGCCGAAA GTGGTTGTGCAACACCACCATAGATGCCCGCACCAGGAAGTGGGCTGTGGAAGGACTGGCATACCTGACCCTTGATGCAGATGTGAAAGATGACTTTGTGGAAGACGAGCAAGCCCTGCAAGCTATGTTTGAATTAGCCAAG ATGAGTGACAAGACTATCCTGTATTCCGTGGCTTCTGCGCTGGTGAACTGCACCAACAGCTACGACACCAAGGAGCTGGTCCCGGAGCTGGTGCAACTGGCAAAATTCTCCAAGCAGCACGTGCCTGAGGAGCATCCAAAG GACAAGAAAGATTTTGTTGTGAAGAGAGTGAAGCGGTTGCTGAAAGCCGGCGTCGTCTCTGCCTTGGCCTGCATGGTGAAGGCAGACAGTGCCATTCTGACGGAccagagcaaggagctcataGCCAG GGTGTTTCTTGCATTGTGTGAGGACCCCAAGGACCGTGGGACCATCGTTGCTCAAGGTGGTGGAAAG GCCCTGATACCACTGGCTGTGGAAGGTACAGACGTTGGCAAGATAAAGGCTTCTCATGCCTTGGCAAAAATTGCTGCCATTTCCAATCCAGATATAGCATTCCCAGGAGAGAGG GTGTATGAAGTGGTGAGGCCCCTTGTCAGCCTGCTGAACACTGAGAGAGATGGCCTCCAGAATTATGAGGCTCTGTTAGGTCTCACCAACTTCTCAGGAAGAAGTGACAAACTTAG GATGAAGATAGTCAAGGAGAAGGCATTGCCAGACATTGAAAACTACATGTTTGAGAACCATGACCAACTTCGACAGGCAGCCACAGAGTGCATGTGCAACCTGGTGGTCAACAAGGAG GTTCAAGAGCGGTTTGTGGCTGATGGAAATGACCGGCTGAAGTTGGTGGTGTTACTGTGTGGTGAGGATGATGAGAAGgtgcagagggcagcagcaggagccctggcCATGCTTACAGCGGCACAGAAGAAACTCTGCTCTAAGATGACTGAAGTG GGTCATGAAAACTtctga
- the LOC118176090 gene encoding schlafen family member 13-like isoform X2, which produces MALEDHQHLQQVWVDSATKYPEVVLNVGKICFGEKARKKMPKKSKQDQKYTLASAVCALLNSGGGVVKAEIENEDYSLQRDEIGLDLDEIFRSLLLCADLAKYLDFKQQDNYLLIFVKTWSRGKASLKSKPRICALSSGLYGKCGASLSHMTLTEAITFLEEKQDEARRELSPGTPAKKRKTRDVEEDMDIVNDSVAELFNRDQLQYGETLNFTESANVEFKHYSTDNFFTRVKEILPQYISGFANTRGGYLWIGVDDARRVQGFTCDDEDLEKLSHLIKSIQDILKVFHFCKRGYEHSIRYKHKIFKVYNEPGEHCGYVCAVKIEPFTCAVFTKDPESWRVEGPIIRRLRADEWAAWMISADPDLSELSENFTLALSLSEAPPLARPVYSHQGLDNVDDLCKQLFPEESQGIKYTPEKLTEDLVQEHPELKILMEEQLKQVSEGIVISSRSWAVDVGLPEKRDVICDVLVLAKDWPPILYTVCKHHISKDLFEYSKCTARKLKEKLVNTGGYIHKLCIIPKLLILPPGFKHGEEWDLNIQEMYPQNYSLINGINFKDILCSLTIALLTFKSFLSDRVGSEILNLLTMKQYQLLSENLHKSKKLFVYGLPGTGKTIMALNIIEKIRNMFQCKQHEVLYICENQPLRDFVRQKNICQAVTRVAFLKKSFNYVKHIIIDEAQNFQVGEGDWYQKALDLTSSPHLPEPGFLWIFLDYLQTSHCFSTGLPEPRWHDPVESLNKVVRNANSIFCYLKDIMEEIVKYPTVSIPQDHLQKLLQTATCASAVPGFFEIINRRDKNEIAKYVAKCCCMYLKSGYSEKDIAILCYRDDEVKAYQEILTSEMRKLKIILGKMGGGLERHMILDSFRRFSGLERTIVFGILPNPLPSQDDIFNNVVVCVASRANLNLHLLCEY; this is translated from the exons ATGGCTCTTGAGGACCATCAACATCTGCAGCAAGTCTGGGTTGATTCAGCAACGAAGTATCCTGAAGTAGTTTTGAATgtaggaaaaatatgttttggtgaaaaagcaagaaaaaagatgccaaaaaaatcaaaacaagatcAAAAATACACCCTTGCCTCTGCAGTGTGTGCCTTGCTAAACTCTGGAGGAGGTGTGGTAAAGGCAGAGATTGAAAATGAAGACTACAGTTTACAGAGAGATGAGATCGGACTAGACTTGGATGAAATTTTTCGATCTCTTCTTTTGTGTGCAGACTTGGCAAAATACCTGGACTTCAAACAGCAAGATAATTACcttttgatttttgttaaaacatggagcaggggaaaagcaTCCCTAAAAAGTAAGCCACGTATCTGTGCCCTGAGCAGTGGGTTGTATGGAAAATGTGGTGCTTCTCTTTCCCACATGACCCTTACTGAAGCTATTACGTTCcttgaagaaaagcaagatgaaGCCAGGAGAGAGCTTAGCCCAGGAACACCTgccaagaaaaggaagacaaggGATGTTGAAGAAGACATGGATATTGTAAATGACTCTGTTGCCGAGTTGTTTAATAGGGACCAACTGCAATACGGAGAGACACTGAATTTCACAGAGTCAGCAAATGTGGAATTTAAGCACTATTCTACTGACAATTTTTTTACTCGTGTTAAAGAAATTTTGCCTCAGTATATTTCTGGATTTGCAAATACACGTGGCGGGTATTTATGGATCGGTGTGGATGATGCCAGGAGAGTACAGGGATTCACATGTGATGATGAGGACCTTGAAAAATTAAGCCACCTAATCAAATCCATTCAGGACATATTAAAGGTCTTCCATTTCTGTAAAAGAGGCTATGAACACAGCATAAGGTACAAACACAAAATCTTCAAAGTATACAATGAGCCTGGAGAGCACTGTGGCTACGTCTGCGCTGTGAAGATCGAGCCGTTTACTTGTGCCGTGTTTACAAAAGATCCAGAGTCGTGGCGAGTGGAAGGTCCCATTATCAGGAGGCTGAGAGCAGATGAATGGGCCGCGTGGATGATCTCTGCTGATCCAG atcTTTCAGAGTTGTCTGAGAACTTCACATTAGCACTCAGTCTGTCAGAGGCGCCACCCCTTGCCAGGCCGGTTTATTCGCACCAGGGCCTTGACAATGTTGATGATCTTTGTAAGCAACTGTTTCCAG AAGAATCCCAGGGCATAAAATATACTCCAGAAAAACTCACCGAAGACCTTGTTCAAGAGCATCCAGAGTTGAAGATTTTAATGGAAGAACAATTGAAGCAGGTATCTGAAGGAATTGTGATATCTTCCAGAAGCTGGGCTGTTGATGTTGGCTTGCCAGAAAAACGAGACGTAATTTGTGACGTTCTTGTACTAGCCAAGGATTGGCCACCTATTCTCTACACGGTCTGTAAGCATCATATCTCTAAGGATTTGTTTGAATACTCAAAATGCACAGCCaggaagctgaaggagaaatTAGTCAACACTGGGGGCTATATTCACAAACTGTGTATAATACCAAAGCTACTGATTTTGCCTCCTGGATTTAAGCATGGAGAAGAATGGGATCTGAACATTCAAGAAATGTATCCCCAAAACTACAGCCTAATCAACGGAATAAACTTCAAAGACATCTTGTGTTCTCTCACAATAGCCTTGTTGACTTTCAAATCCTTTTTAAGTGATCGTGTTGGTTCTGAGATTTTAAACCTCCTGACCATGAAACAATACCAGCTGTTGTCAGAAAACCTCCACAAATCTAAGAAGTTGTTTGTTTATGGTCTACCAGGAACAGGGAAAACTATCATGGCGCTGAACATcatagagaaaataagaaatatgtttCAGTGCAAACAACATGAGGTTCTTTACATATGTGAGAACCAGCCTCTGAGAGATTTTGTGAG acagaaaaatatttgccaagCTGTGACAAGAGTAgcctttttgaaaaaaagctttaattatGTGAAGCACATAATAATTGATGAAGCACAGAATTTCCAAGTTGGGGAAGGTGACTGGTATCAAAAGGCCTTGGACCTGACTTCATCACCACATCTCCCCGAGCCTGGCTTTCTCTGGATTTTCTTGGACTACTTGCAGACAAGTCACTGCTTCTCAACTGGTCTTCCAGAACCAAGATGGCACGATCCTGTTGAGTCACTAAACAAAGTGGTTCGTAATGCTAACAGCATCTTTTGCTATCTAAAAGACATAATGGAAGAGATTGTAAAGTACCCTACTGTAAGCATTCCCCAAGATCATTTACAGAAGTTGTTACAAACAGCCACATGTGCTTCCGCTGTGCCTGgcttttttgaaataataaacagaagagacaaaaaCGAAATAGCAAAGTATGTGGCAAAGTGTTGCTGCATGTACCTTAAAAGCGGTTACTCTGAGAAAGATATTGCTATTCTGTGCTACAGAGATGATGAAGTAAAAGCATACCAGGAAATACTGACATCAGAAATGAGGAAGTTAAAGATAATACTAGGAAAAATGGGTGGAGGACTAGAGAGGCACATGATTCTTGACAGCTTCCGTCGTTTCTCCGGTTTAGAAAGAACTATTGTGTTTGGTATTCTTCCTAATCCCCTTCCATCTCAGGATGACATTTTTAACAATGTAGTAGTATGCGTAGCATCCAGAGCTAATTTAAATCTACACTTGTTATGTGAATACTAG